CCTCCAATCCCGGCCCACAAAGCCATCCTGGTAAGTGAGTGGGCTTTTTAGACAGGAATATGCCCACTGGTTGCGAACAAGTGGGCCTTCCCTGCATGCATTTCAAACGAAGCCCAGCCAGCCCATCAAATAATTAATCTCACGTATGATCTGACGCACACGCACGCACGCAGGCCGCGAGGTCGGAGGTGTTCCGCCACATGCTGGCCGCTGACGAGCGCTGCAAGGCCCCCGCCGGCGACGCCATCTCCCTCCCGGAGCTGACCCACGACGAGCTcgccctcctcctcgccttccTCTACACCGGCGCGCtggaggacgacggcggcggcggcggcagcctcCCGGTCCCGGTTGAGGTCCCGGAGGAGCGGCAGCTGCAGGCGCTCCTCGTGGCGGCCGACAAGTACGACGTGCCGTTCCTGCGGCGGGCCTGCGAGGCGCGGCTGGCGGCGGCCGTGGACGCCTCCAACGTGTTGCGCACACTGGAGGTCGCAGAGCTGAGCTCCAGCGCGGCGCTTAGGGAGCGCGCCATGGACACGGTGGTGGAGCACGCTGAGCAGGTGGTGTTCTCGCCCGAGTACGACGACTTCGCCGTCAGGAACGCCGGGCTGTGCGTCGAGATCACCCGGGCGCTGCTGGCCAAGATGAAGACTGTAGATAGATAGGCAAAAACACCTCTAAAACCTCACCACTATGGTTGGACGTGACCTTGCATTATAAAGTTCGGCCAAGGTTTGTGTTGTAAGAAGAGTAAAAGAAACAGGTCATAGTCAAACTCTATCTCAAACATCTCCATGCACACTTAGAATTGATTTTTAAGCAACACCTCTATTTTTTAGAAGAGATGGCTCTATCTAAAAAAGTCTCTAAAATTGTTTTCGAAACGATCGGCctatagaaatatatttttagaaAAGACGGGAAGATGGAATATTTTGGTGTAATTTACtcggagtttttttttttccagAAAACGCCGGATGCAGTACAAGTTCGATTCTTTTCCGTCCAATTCCTAATCTATCTAAACATAATCAAGACCGTTTGTATGGGATTACACCAGTACCGCAGCCTTCTGCTCGGGTTTCCTCCGCCGTGAGCTTTTTTTCGTCCATCGCCCCACTGCTATAAAAATGATTTTGCAAGACACTACCCAAACATTAATGCAGTCGGTCATAAAATACAACCGGCTACAATTGCATGTCTCGCAAAATGAATTTACGGAGGCGGACATTTAATTTACGCAGGTGTTTGAAAATTGTCCATCTCCTAAAATGAATTTACGGAGGCGGTCTCCTAAAATCGATTCACGGAGGCGGACCTTTGAGGCCGGCCTCCGTAAAAAGGCTCGAGGCCCAGCAGGCCCGTTACTTATGTCCACCTATATAAGCATGAGTTAGGGGTTGAGAGCCTCTCAGATGCGGCCgactctctctcctctcttagATGTGGCGGCCTCTCTCCTCTCTCAACTCTCTCtcttagctctctctctctctctctcggcggACCCTCCCGGTGGCAGTGGTGGGCCGCTCCCTCGGCGTGGGTGGCTGCCCTCGTGGCGGCGGTGGCCTGCTCCCCCTCCACCACCTCTAAATGAGGCGGATGCAGCGGGAGAGGGGGCATGCGGCGATGGACGGCCGGATCCGGCGGCGCTGGGCCGCTCCCCTAGCGCGGGTGGCTGCGCTGGCAACGGCGGTGGCCCACTCCCCCTCCACCACCTCCAGATGCGGTGGGAGAAGGAGGATACGGCGGTGGGAAGCTGGATCCCACGGCGGGCGGCTGGATCCCTGCTGCACACGCGGATCCCGGCCTGGCGGCGGTCTTGGGGCGGTGTGATGCGACCGGGCGGGGCAGGCGAGGTCTTCGGGCTGGCGGAGGTCACGGGACGACAGATGTCGTACACGGCGCGTCCCCCAGCGATGGATCCAAGGCGGGCACGTCCCCAACTGTCGGATCCAGGGTGGGCGACGGCGCGTGGATGGGCTCGGTGGGCTTGTCCATggggtttttctttttctttctgttttTCCTGATTCATTTTCACATACGGGCATTATTGCCGACTCTGTAAATGCCGATTAATGCAGACCTTTGCATGCAGGCGGACGGTTTGCCCGCCTAGGAAAACTGTTTTTGCCTGCTTCGGAAAAGAATGTCGTAATAGTGCTCCTCCGTCCACCCCTCCTCTCGGGTCTTCAGCGTGGCGCCACCTCCCCTGCTCACTTGCCTAGGGCCGCCAGCGTCCGCACCGCCAAGGCCGCACGACACTGCACCACCACTCGCCGCCCGCTCGTGGTGTGGCCCCACCTGCTCGCTCGAGCTAGACTGGGCTGGAGCAGACGGGCTACAATTCTCTGAAGCAGCGGCGATTCCGCGGACGAAGACTCACAATGCTGCGCCACTAGCCCACCCGCTCGCGGTGCGCCCCCACcactactagaaaacagacctttcatcccgcctctatttttgcctttagtcccggtatttttgtgTTCGGGACTAAAGGGACTATTAGTCCCGGTTGTATCCTCAAACAAGGATACAAAGTTCCTGCCCCAAGTGTGTGGCGATGGCAGGCaacaattagtcccggttatagcccagagccaagactaaaggttatcctttagtcccggctggaccctccaactgggaataaatctttactcccggCTTGGGgctctagccgggactaaaggatgacctttagtcccggctctgggctataaccggGATAAAATCTTTCTTGATAAAATAATATAGTCGCGCTCGACAAAAAAATAGGGCAGCCAGGCATTGAACCCACGACCTCATAGCCAAGGTCCAAACCACAGCGCACTAGCTAGCCATCTGAACTAAGTCACTTTCTCGACAAGAAAGCACCCAAACATTTTGAAGGGACtgtggacgcctaagagggggggggggtgaattaggcaacttaaaaaatctaactctaaactatggcctctttttcaacctctagcaaaacctatgcaaaagataatctatctagatgtgcaactacggttttgctagtgtgttgctatctctaccgcaaatgatgataatatgatcaatgtaaatgcggaagcttaaagagcaaggtagagatatgcaaactcccgtcgacgactccggtatttttaccgaggtatcaagaagcgcgcaagcttccccctagtcctcgttagagctcCTCGCAatgaatccctcgcaagggccaagctcccggttgggtaactccgtggatagcctcagcccttccccacgcgcaagtgggtctccgatatgCCTCTcggtaagcctctcccggatgctccccgctgtcttcactatcaagctcccggatgctccccatgtaatgcacccaaactttgccaagtctccaaattcctcgaagtctgacggacttcttacttcccttttgggatccaaaccttcttggtgctcttcatgttggaaatgatttcctttggcacccaaaagcgtttgaccccattgttggcttgcttgttcaccttgatggccatcaccttgtcatttttcttcttcaagagataaggtgtggaggccttcttgtccaccttgttggtgtaggtgttggagagcttgcttgtttgctttttctccttcttctttgctcctcccccattcttcaccttgcactcataggacttgtggccttctttgtggcacacgtaacaaaccatggtttgtcctccatcaagcttcttcactcccttgacggtgttatcttgatgaagttgggtttgcttcgccttgcctttcacttgagtcaaagtcattggtgaggcgagctacttcttgcttgagttgctcattctcttttgcaacctcttgtgtgcatgtatctacaatcactttctcaacacaagcttggttgcacaaaagTGAgtttaaacataaatcattgcaagaggtagatgcatcctttttaattatgtcatttcttttagatgccttggtgggggtattttttaCGGCCTCAAGTTTAACAACTTTATTtattagctcatcacaatgtttgcacatgatttctattttagcaagcaaactttgataatcattttgtgagctagctaacttttcttttaattttttatttttcttttcaagttgcttatcattaattgtgcatgcacttgttgttgcactagcctcaagttgctcaattttagtagatagttcaacattgagatttgcaaagttttcatattgttcaagcaaattcttgtatgcttcttgtgaactacctagctcttcttttaaagttttgagcttcttttgttgactagtgcaaactttagcatatttaagattttgttacacaattgtattgtaagaaggcaaatcatcatcactatcactctcactagaggatgagcttttgttacctcgtgccataaggcacacacgagaagagcttgatgatgagtgcttgtgacctcgcctcttgtgatggttttcttcttcacttgaagaatcatcccatgaccttattgttgtgaggaCTTTGTTCTTGTACGCCTttttctttgtcttaggtgtgggcttgtttggacaaacttccacaaagtgccccaactcgccgcatccatagcatcccctctttctttgctcgtttctttgattagtgaaaacgaggtcttgaatttggatgggcacacccttgacattgagcctttggatcatcttctccaccttgttgattaatttgattgattcttcatcaaggtcagaggtggaggaggaagattgatcatcatcacttgaatctttatcatcctcatcatcatcctcatcttcttcacttgaggagcttgagcttgagcttgactcaactttcttgcccttcatcttcttcttctcgctacaagcgagagctttgcctttgcttgatgaagatgcttctccttgacccatcttacgtgacatttcaaatgccactagctttccaatgacaatgcccggggtcatggtgctcaagttttcCATGTTgcgaaggatggtgatgatgcttgcatatttcttttgtggtagaacggagataatcttcctcactatgtccgcatcatctagatttaataatcctattgaatggagctcattgatgattagattcaatcaagaatacatatcatgaacaagctcatcatcattcatagcaaaggaatcataattttgcttgggtagacaatgtttttgctcacggacattacttgtgccgtcatgaagctcttggagttttaaccaaatttcatgtgccgtatttaaggtgaacacttggttaaacacatccatgctaaaggattcaaacaagcaattcttagctctagcattgaaatgcatttctttttcgtcactctttgtgggttttttcgggattcttgatgtgtttcatcccatcacgagtgactctccacacacctaaatcaaccgcctcaaggtggcaagccattctagctttatagtatgagaagttagtgccatcaaattgtggaggcctagtggtatccatcccaaccactctacaatagcgtcggctcaacggcggttaaaccaaaggtccaaatatgagccaactggctctgataccaattgaagggaccatgaatgcctaagaggggggggggtgaattaggcaacttaaaaaatctaactctaaactatggcctctttttcaacctttagcaaaacctatgcaaaagataatctatctagatgtgtaactacggttttgctagtgtgttgctatctctaccgcaaatgatgataatatgatcaatgtaaatgcggaagcttaaagagcaaggtagagatatgcaaactcccatcgacgactccggtatttttaccgaggtatcgagaagcgtgcaagcttccccctagtcctcgttagagcccctcgcaaggaatccctcgcaagggccaagctcccgatcgggtaactccatggatagcctcggcccttccccatgcgcaagtgggtctccgatgtgcctctcggcaagcctctcccggatgctccccgccgtcttcactatcaagctttcggccgaaacgccgtgggccttgttccctccggtacacggtggcggccacaccacaaatgcggttggtgtgatctcgcaagacttcaagcccctccgatgtacaacacttgtgctcgcaagcacggggtggcaagaggtatgcaaacctcactaaacactaggcaaacacctagagcaagcgcataagtggtggtctaatcaacctaagcactttgcaaagcacttatgctaatcacctaataaaacactaagcactatgcatatggagatcactaaaatggtatatcaacactcttggtatgtttcctcagctccaccctcctcaaatggccggttgggggttatatttataagccccactgagaaagtagccgttggggtcgaactcccacaaatctgctactgaccggatgcgtccggtcgtcccgaccgttgcagccgcgaaccaccgatcggacgctaccagcgtccggtcgcctgccaccggatgtgtccggtcgtagtttcgcgcgcctagaacctctctgtatttgatcggacgctgatgctctgcgtccggtcggttgtcgccagcgtccggtccttgcgtccggtcgcttgtctgccgagccaccggtctagtgtccggtcgtgcTTCTAGCGtccgatctagcgtccggtcgcctctgcgagctcgtttcttcgcgatcttgcgtacggcttggttcctttcttcatgcttggactttgcttgatatcttgggtcttttcttgtgctcctaaggtctttcttaaggtgttgatcattggatcatcacgtcgccttcgtccaagtcatgtcttgcaccctattgaactacaaaatagacacttgcaaatttattagtccaatttggttgtgttggtcattaaataccaaaatccaaagtaaatgggcttagggtccattttctttacaatctcccccctttttggtgattgatgacaacatgaccaaagcaagcaaatgatagagattttgaaatttaaaaactacctacttgctaggaagcaatgcaaagggcaaggttatatgatgctaaaaaatCCTACTTAGATACCAATCGAAAaccatcttgcccttgcaaaagtccctagtctaatccataatccattttcatccctttcttggaccattaccacttgtagacatcatcttgatgcttgcctttggtccttcaaattctccccctttggcatcaaacaccaaaaaggaagacattagtagcacaagggagggtcaaaatTCGTGATCCTTTATGTATAGAATGAAATggatcataaaatttgactctcacattatatagactaagctccccctaaatgtatgcatacatatggtagaaagcaaagcatatgcataaatagcaatttattgcacaagagagtttaatctatataatgcatggagaaagcatataaatatggaatgaaaacaacatgatgatgccaattaaagaatgatgcttaactctggggactccaatttccttacaatgagactactacacataggtTTTAAAAAATTGAtatcatttgaaaaagtgttagtctcaaagcatccaagttgtagattaagctccccctaaatttgtgcacacaaatgttgaatacttgtaaaatttgtgcacattgatttaagtatcaaaataccacttgaaagatgatatttgggagagattatctacaatttagactttggcacatattagataattaattgtaaaacaagctatgtgacgtgctcctaaataattttaaaccatgtaggtttgctccaaaggttgataatgaaaccgagcaagcctaccatatgatatacctattgaatgcatgataaAATattttaagcatgtaaatgcaaacattaggcataaaagataactagatgctttaagagtaaaccaattgaaagacaataccaactgacataaatgctaattgaaagtaatgacatcttgttacctaacatgggaaggggaatttaggtccatagtattcactaacctacttggcaatgactttgtccttcatgatgcaccccatgtaatgcacccaaactttgctaagtctccaaattcctcgaagtctgacggacttcttacttcccttttgggatccaaaccttcttggtgctcttcatgttggaaatgatttcctttggcacccaaaagcgtttgaccccattgttggcttgcttgttcaccttgatggccatcaccttgtcatttttcttcttcaagagataaggtgtggaggccttcttgtccaccttgttggtgtaggtgttggaga
This sequence is a window from Miscanthus floridulus cultivar M001 chromosome 10, ASM1932011v1, whole genome shotgun sequence. Protein-coding genes within it:
- the LOC136487699 gene encoding BTB/POZ domain-containing protein At1g01640-like — translated: MDCCICSPMAAVYRLPRNAICAPCHEGAKAIIGFLNKDDEQQQEEGGHGSVLKSRGSVKTNSPTKGMRDAWGQVKEMRGREEEAHQRAAFLAQGLAMAWKEGVHTDIVVKPGTGPPIPAHKAILAARSEVFRHMLAADERCKAPAGDAISLPELTHDELALLLAFLYTGALEDDGGGGGSLPVPVEVPEERQLQALLVAADKYDVPFLRRACEARLAAAVDASNVLRTLEVAELSSSAALRERAMDTVVEHAEQVVFSPEYDDFAVRNAGLCVEITRALLAKMKTVDR